Proteins encoded together in one Lathyrus oleraceus cultivar Zhongwan6 chromosome 5, CAAS_Psat_ZW6_1.0, whole genome shotgun sequence window:
- the LOC127080556 gene encoding peroxidase P7, translating to MAPLNCSRLTMTMSMTLFLLIIGGSVNAQLSTSFYSTSCPKLSSTVQSTMKSAISKEARIGASILRLFFHDCFVNGCDGSILLDDTSSFTGEKNANPNRNSARGFEVIDNIKTAVENVCPGVVSCADILAIAAADSVAILGGPSWNVKLGRRDAKTASQSAANTAIPAPTSNLNTLTSMFSAVGLSTKDLVTLSGGHTIGQARCTTFRTRIYNETNIDTSFATTRQSNCPNAAGSGDNNLAPLDLQTPISFDNNYFKNLVQNKGLLHSDQQLFSGGSTNSIVSGYSTNPSSFSSDFAAAMIKMGDISPLTGSNGEIRMNCRKTN from the exons ATGGCTCCTTTAAATTGTTCTAGATTAACCATGACCATGAGTATGACTCTCTTTCTTCTCATCATAGGAGGGAGTGTCAATGCACAACTTTCTACAAGCTTTTACTCAACTTCTTGTCCCAAACTATCTTCCACAGTGCAATCCACAATGAAATCTGCCATATCAAAAGAGGCCCGAATCGGTGCTTCCATCCTTCGGTTGTTCTTCCACGATTGTTTTGTCAAT GGATGTGATGGATCAATTCTCTTGGATGACACATCAAGTTTTACCGGGGAGAAGAACGCTAACCCGAATAGAAACTCTGCTCGTGGATTCGAAGTCATTGATAACATAAAGACAGCCGTAGAGAACGTATGTCCTGGAGTTGTATCTTGCGCTGATATTCTTGCCATTGCTGCCGCAGACTCTGTCGCAATT CTTGGAGGTCCGTCGTGGAATGTAAAACTCGGAAGAAGAGACGCTAAGACGGCCAGTCAATCTGCTGCTAATACAGCCATTCCAGCACCAACTTCTAACTTGAATACACTTACCTCAATGTTTAGTGCCGTTGGTCTTTCCACCAAGGACTTGGTCACATTATCAG GTGGTCACACAATTGGACAAGCAAGGTGCACAACCTTTAGGACAAGAATCTACAACGAGACCAACATAGATACTTCTTTTGCTACTACGAGACAATCAAACTGTCCAAATGCAGCAGGCTCCGGGGATAACAATTTGGCACCCCTTGATCTTCAGACTCCCATTTCTTTCGACAACAACTACTTCAAGAATCTTGTTCAGAACAAAGGTCTTCTCCATTCAGACCAACAACTTTTTAGTGGTGGGTCTACCAACTCTATAGTGAGTGGATATAGTACTAATCCAAGTTCTTTTTCATCTGATTTTGCTGCTGCTATGATCAAGATGGGAGATATTAGTCCTCTTACAGGATCCAATGGAGAGATCAGGATGAATTGTAGAAAAACAAACTAA